In Colletotrichum higginsianum IMI 349063 chromosome 3, whole genome shotgun sequence, a genomic segment contains:
- a CDS encoding EC8 protein, translating into MVSFKSLLVATLVSSVVATPLKSNTSDLLVKTVDKVPEIEARDKANFYPGLPLPAAAKDTTKVRTSSADRDCSSAEKDRLDAEIQNRYALKDRLDAEIKRREDMKDELDREIRTRQRVPN; encoded by the coding sequence ATGGTTTCTTTCAAgagcctcctcgtcgccaccCTCGTCTCCAGCGTCGTGGCGACGCCACTCAAGAGCAATACCTCCGACCTGCTTGTCAAGACCGTCGACAAAGTCCCTGAGATCGAGGCgcgggacaaggccaactTCTACCCCGGCTTGCCGCTTCCCGCAGCCGCAAAGGATACGACCAAAGTCAGGACCAGCTCCGCGGATAGGGACTGCAGCTCGGCCGAAAAGGACAGGCTCGACGCGGAGATCCAGAACAGGTACGCGTTGAAGGACCGTCTCGATGCCGAGATCAAGAGACGCGAGGACATGAAGGATGAGCTGGATAGGGAGATCCGCACCAGGCAGAGAGTGCCCAACtaa
- a CDS encoding Cysteine synthase K/M:Cysteine synthase B, translated as MAEPNHLNVYTGPNSVKNYFDPDTAPPLPLVEIPDCLNPYRKHGVRVYAKMMSMHPANNVKAMPALNLLQNGVVPGKTKTVVEYSSGSTVISMSLASRVYHDVPDVRAYLSNKTSQAKLKLMQFFGLDITLFGGPSQPEPLDQRGGIYAAKNMGSDKGAALNPNQYENDDNWKSHVRWTGPQIFKQLPQITLICAGMGTSGTLTGLGTYFKSAKPSVYRLGVCTAPGDRVPGPRSYALLQPVEFPWRAAVDHVEHVGSHESYALSLELCRQGLIAGPSSGFNLQGLYQFLDKRLEAGNLKELADEAGEVHCVFICCDLPYQYIDEYFAKLGPEHFPAIHNENLQKVDLHRYDEAWEKDPAEIFLQIPHTSIVRTEDVQLPSTPRYIDTSSASLIPRLPNVAIIDLRKPEDFQTHHIPGSENIPVVDSSDWKPFSDAKILEKVWLKLEATLDPKTETGKILEEYRQKPIVVLCYDGDSSRVATSVLRARGFEADSVRGGFRALRDFQRTPEASFTMVPKSLAVASSVEELVGH; from the exons ATGGCCGAACCGAACCATCTCAACGTCTACACCGGACCAAACTCCGTCAAAAACTACTTCGATCCTGATACCGCTCCTCCGCTGCCCCTCGTCGAAATACCAGACTGTCTCAACCCTTATCGCAAACATGGCGTCCGGGTCTACGCCAAGATGATGTCGATGCACCCCGCCAACAACGTCAAGGCAATGCCGGCTCTCAACCTGCTTCAGAACGGTGTCGTTCCCGGAAAGACCAAAACGGTTGTCGAATACAGCTCTGGTTCAACCGTCATCTCCATGTCCTTGGCATCTCGGGTCTACCATGACGTACCGGATGTCCGCGCCTACCTCAGCAACAAGACGAGTCAGGCCAAGTTGAAGTTGATGCAATTCTTCGGTTTGGACAT TACCTTGTTTGGCGGACCGTCTCAACCTGAACCGCTGGACCAGAGAGGCGGCATCTACGCCGCGAAAAACATGGGCAGCGACAAAGGAGCCGCCCTCAACCCGAACCAATATGAGAATGACGAT AACTGGAAGTCACATGTGAGGTGGACCGGGCCCCAGATCTTCAAGCAACTGCCCCAGATCACGCTCATCTGTGCCGGTATGGGCACTTCCG GAACCCTCACTGGCCTAGGAACTTACTTCAAGAGCGCCAAGCCCTCGGTTTACAGGCTGGGCGTCTGCACCGCACCCGGCGACCGCGTTCCTGGACCGCGCTCGTATGCACTGCTCCAACCGGTCGAGTTCCCTTGGAGAGCTGCCGTCGACCACGTTGAGCACGTCGGGTCTCACGAGTCTTATGCACTCTCGTTGGAACTCTGCAGACAGGGACTCATCGCCGGCCCGTCGTCCGGATTCAACCTACAAGGCCTTTACCAGTTCCTGGACaagcgcctcgaggccgggaATCTGAAGGAGCTTGCTGACGAAGCTGGTGAGGTACACTGTGTCTTCATCTGCTGCGACTTGCCGTACCAGTACATCGACGAGTACTTTGCGAAGTTGGGACCGGAGCACTTCCCTGCCATTCATAACGAG AACCTCCAAAAGGTTGACCTCCATCGCTACGATGAAGCGTGGGAGAAGGACCCGGCAGAAATCTTCCTGCAGATCCCGCACACAAGCATCGTCCGTACCGAGGATGTCCAGTTGCCCAGCACGCCAAGATACATCGACACCAGCAGTGCCTCCCTCATTCCCCGTCTTCCAAATGTGGCCATAATTGACCTGCGAAAACCGGAAGATTTCCAGACACATCACATCCCCGGGTCCGAAAACATCCCCGTTGTGGATTCGAGTGATTGGAAGCCCTTTTCGGATGCCAAGATTCTGGAGAAGGTGTGGCTCAAACTGGAGGCCACCCTCGATCCGAAGACCGAGACGGGAAAGATCCTGGAAGAGTACCGACAGAAACCGATTGTTGTTCTGTGctacgacggcgacagctCCCGAGTCGCAACAAGCGTCCTGCGTGCCCGGGGGTTTGAGGCCGACAGCGTCAGGGGAGGCTTCCGGGCGTTGAGAGACTTCCAGCGTACTCCCGAGGCCTCCTTCACTATGGTACCAAAGAGCTTGGCTGTCGCTTCAAGTGTGGAAGAACTGGTTGGTCACTAG
- a CDS encoding Hexose transporter, whose translation MYRIYNIYALAAIGTIGGMLFGFDISSMSAWIGADSYKEYFGFPSSTLQGGITASMSGGSLVGALVAGFIADWWGRRGALKLASVIWIIGAVLQCSSQNVGHLIAGRVVSGLAIGITSSQCCVYLAELAPSRIRGRIVGIQQWSIEWGILIMYLISYACVVTIDSPKAFRIAWGVQGIPGLILGVALFFFPESPRWLAQKDRWEECHEVLAHLHAGGDREAPVVLAELDEVKDAARIAAESKHIGVLGLFGPRVWKRTLAGCSVQVWQQLLGGNVMLYYLIYIFNMAGMTGNTALTSSIIQYVIFLVTTGAILPIIDRLGRRPLLIGGAIICCIIHFTTGAVMKVHGNPVDEVDGDENLKWAISGAPAQGVIALCYIFVGVYGLTWAPIGWIYASEVFPLKYRATGVGFAAACNWAFNLALAFFVPPAFTNIQWKTYMIFGTFCAAMTVHIFFTYPETSGKTLEEIDALFDSNVPAWRTRSAGVRFEDRVAAAESKKNGFNATHVDQVEV comes from the exons ATGTATCGCATCTACAACATCTACG CGCTCGCCGCCATTGGCACCATTGGCGGTATGCTTTTCGGCTTCGACATCAGTTCCATGAGTGCCTGGATCGGTGCCGACTCCTACAAGGAATACTTCGGCTTCCCGAGCTCCACTTTGCAGGGAGGTATCACGGCCTCCATGTCTGGTGGCTCTCTCGTCGGCGCTCTAGTCGCAGGTTTCATTGCCGACTGGTggggccgccgcggcgccctcAAGCTCGCCTCCGTCATCTGGATCATCGGTGCCGTACTCCAGTGCTCTTCCCAGAACGTCGGCCacctcatcgccggccgAGTTGTTAGTGGTCTCGCCATCGGTATCACCAGTTCGCAGTGCTGCGTCtacctcgccgagctggcccCTTCCCGAATCCGCGGCCGCATCGTCGGCATCCAGCAATGGTCCATCGAATGGGGCATCCTGATCATGTACCTCATCTCGTACGCCTGTGTCGTCACCATCGACAGCCCCAAAGCTTTCCGCATCGCCTGGGGCGTCCAGGGCATCCCCGGTCTCATCCTTGGCGTtgctctcttcttcttccccgaGTCTCCCCGTTGGCTGGCCCAGAAAGACCGCTGGGAGGAGTGCCATGAGGTCCTCGCCCATTTGCATGCCGGCGGTGATCGCGAGGCGCCCGTTGTactcgccgagctcgacgaggtcaaggacgccgccCGCATTGCCGCCGAGTCCAAACACATTGGTGTCCTGGGTCTCTTTGGTCCTCGCGTTTGGAAGCGCACCCTGGCTGGATGTAGTGTCCAGGTCTGGCAGCAGCTTCTCGGGGGGAACGTCATGTTGTACTACCTCATCTATATCTTCAACATGGCTGGCATG ACTGGCAATACTGCCCTGACCTCGTCCATCATCCAATACGTCATCTTCCTGGTTACGACCGGCGCTATTCTGCCCATCATCGACCGCCtcggtcgtcgtcctctcctCATCGGCGGTGCTATCATCTGCTGCATCATCCACTTCACCACCGGTGCCGTTATGAAGGTCCACGGCAACCCTGTCGACGAAGTGGACGGCGATGAGAACCTGAAATGGGCCATCTCTGGCGCCCCGGCCCAGGGAGTTATTGCCCTTTGCTACATCTTTGTTGGTGTCTACGG CCTCACCTGGGCCCCTATCGGCTGGATCTATGCCTCAGAGGTGTTCCCCCTCAAGTACCGCGCCACCGGGGTTGgtttcgccgccgcctgcaaCTGGGCTTTCAACCTCGCCCTTGCCTTCTTCGTCCCGCCCGCCTTCACAAACATCCAGTGGAAGACGTACATGATCTTCGGCACCTTCTGCGCCGCCATGACGGTGCACATCTTCTTCACCTATCCCGAGACCTCCGGCAAGACTCTCGAGGAGATTGACGCCCTGTTCGACTCCAACGTCCCCGCCTGGCGCACCAGGAGCGCCGGTGTGCGCTTTGAGGACCGtgttgccgctgccgagaGCAAGAAGAATGGTTTCAACGCCACTCACGTCGACCAGGTGGAAGTTTAA
- a CDS encoding Short-chain dehydrogenase: MGYNVVRLVLAALAVLVVQRKLGAQGRRRDKRITRDHERVLILGASSGVGRAVAKRYAARGALVCVVARRADEIANLAKECGEKCIWHVADFSKVDDLVGLRSRLDEEWQGLDTLHICAGVSALQPVMALTGIKSANEDADAAGIQRAVDIAGRAVAGNFNGPLTSALTFIPMLTRTSKSPSILLVSSVAAVIPAPTRALYAATKASSLLLFQALAIEHPKIAFTHVLPATIEGNFRASAVDSGPVREDDPNKHGLKVGYVAERCISSVDGGVTGNVLLPKFPYAVAQYLYLLWPSFIEGRARKKYNFEA, encoded by the exons ATGGGGTACAACGTCGTTCGCTTGGTACTAGCGGCCCTGGCTGTTCTCGTCGTCCAACGGAAACTGGGAGCGCAGGGACGCAGAAGAGATAAACGCATCACGCGCGATCACGAGCgcgtcctcatcctcggcgcctccagcggcgtcggccgggcTGTCGCGAAACGATATGCAGCTCGTGGGGCGCTCGTCTGCGTCGTCGCTCGACGTGCCGACGAAATCGCCAACTTGGCCAAGGAGTGCGGGGAGAAGTGTATCTGGCACGTTGCGGATTTCAGCAAGGTCGACGACCTGGTTGGCCTGAGGTCCCGACTCGACGAGGAGTGGCAGGGCCTGGACACCCTGCACATCTGCGCCGGCGTATCGGCCCTGCAGCCCGTAATGGCTCTCACCGGAATCAAGTCCGCCAATGAGGATGCAGATGCTGCGGGGATCCAAAGGGCTGTCGACATCGCCGGACGTGCTGTCGCGGGCAACTTCAATGGACCGCTGACCTCTGCTCTGACATTC ATCCCCatgttgacgaggacgtccAAATCACCATCGATCCTGCTCGTTTCCTCGGTGGCAGCGGTCATCCCGGCGCCCACCAGAGCCCTGTACGCGGCGACCAAAGCCTCCTCGTTGTTGCTATTCCAGGCTTTGGCCATTGAGCACCCCAAGATTGCATTCACCCACGTCCTCCCCGCCACCATTGAAGGGAACTTCCGGGCATCCGCAGTGGACTCCGGCCCCGTTAGGGAGGACGACCCAAACAAGCACGGATTAAAGGTTGGATACGTTGCTGAGAGGTGTATCAGTTCGGTCGACGGTGGTGTCACGGGAAACGTTCTGTTGCCCAAGTTTCCATACGCTGTTGCGCAGTATCTGTATCTGTTGTGGCCTTCTTTTATTGAGGGCCGGGCACGTAAGAAGTACAACTTCGAGGCATAG
- a CDS encoding calcineurin-like phosphoesterase, which produces MDFSNDLSPTEMLLRYLSRNTLLTPTTTTTIQQEQKAERQDRHLEHIGEGFCAIMYDFASTGQVIKQAKGWNKHPELWTDYTAHQRIYAAGLGMGVQVCIPQPAYFMTPENVGTWYSRHRDAGELPDDPTLLKNMKALLVSERIPALPQTVRDALVDVFCPGDQKAAARASPENRNCLLRLYLGRRRAYSGIGSELSVHNFDFSLRSAEFRLRNFEFTLDKMEDLGVDPMQFVAPMAEALAVMHWRVRCDAFDVEFVLGSSPKLRVRCASVGGDDETSGEMRTTWNREPGDDNNTNPECLQRAVQVWLLDFNQVGSITMDEEGVDKAVRGFWDNDPYYPRPAYHEANTTEVRLWEMFKEIYLATSVEITKETSLPLSFITKVEQEATARSASASILQGPPRGPTFAARVGGNTGKKKQRHYPGV; this is translated from the coding sequence ATGGACTTCAGCAATGATCTAAGCCCGACCGAGATGTTGCTTCGCTACCTGTCCCGTAACACACTCCTGACGCCGACCACAACTACGACGATCCAGCAAGAGCAGAAAGCCGAGCGTCAAGACCGCCATCTCGAACACATCGGCGAAGGGTTCTGCGCCATAATGTACGACTTCGCAAGTACAGGACAGGTCATCAAGCAGGCAAAGGGGTGGAACAAGCACCCCGAACTGTGGACCGACTACACCGCTCACCAACGCATctacgccgccggcctcggcatgGGGGTGCAAGTCTGCATCCCCCAGCCGGCATACTTCATGACCCCGGAGAACGTCGGCACGTGGTACTCCCGACACAGAGACGCCGGGGAGCTGCCGGACGACCCGACCCTCCTCAAAAACATGAAGGCGCTCCTCGTCTCCGAGAGGATCCCGGCGCTGCCCCAGACGGTTCGCGACGCGCTCGTCGACGTGTTTTGCCCCGGAGACCAGAAGGCGGCCGCGCGCGCGAGCCCGGAAAACAGGAACTGCCTCCTGCGTCTCtacctcggccgtcgccgggcGTACAGCGGCATCGGGAGCGAGTTATCCGTGCACAATTTCGACTTCTCGCTGCGGAGCGCCGAGTTTCGTCTGCGCAACTTTGAGTTCACGCTGGACAAGATGGAGGATCTGGGGGTCGACCCCATGCAGTTTGTGGCGCCCATGGCCGAGGCGCTTGCCGTCATGCACTGGAGGGTCCGGTGCGACGCCTTCGATGTCGAATTCGTCCTCGGCTCGTCGCCCAAGTTGAGGGTCCGCTGTGCCTCGGTCGGAGGTGATGATGAGACATCAGGAGAGATGAGGACCACCTGGAACCGAgagcccggcgacgacaacaacaccaacccCGAGTGCCTGCAGCGGGCGGTTCAGGTCTGGCTTCTCGATTTCAACCAAGTGGGCAGCATCACGATGGACGAAGAAGGTGTTGACAAGGCGGTCAGAGGGTTCTGGGACAACGATCCCTACTATCCCCGACCGGCTTATCATGAGGCGAACACGACCGAGGTGAGGCTGTGGGAGATGTTCAAGGAGATTTACCTGGCCACCAGCGTTGAAATCACGAAGGAAACATCTCTTCCCCTGTCATTTATTACAAAGGTCGAACAGGAAGCTACCGCGAGATCAGCAAGTGCATCCATACTTCAGGGCCCGCCAAGGGGTCCGACGTTTGCGGCGCGTGTGGGAGGCAACAcgggcaagaagaagcaacGCCACTATCCTGGTGTTTAA
- a CDS encoding FAD dependent oxidoreductase — protein sequence MSAEPLHVNFPGKTSATPGEEFEVRQTSASEDYHPDPSKSLPLSPARQKLIDDIIALYSMKPTVERVKRYTADCVYDDQFVYANDRYKMAGQWFALPKLFNASVNEGYQIVKNDRDLIQFKNEQSWTFKLIPKTATINALVSLSLDPGTVDSDFIQVKYHKDQANDKDYSHEGVGFSFKKWQADNVAKHMDSKEVEAFVADKDASKNDVKKYGSGKAEGDAPMKSF from the exons ATGTCTGCGGAACCACTTCACGTGAACTTCCCTGGCAAAACCTCCGCCACACCAGGCGAGGAATTTGAGGTCCGCCAGACATCCGCATCGGAGGATTACCACCCCGACCCGTCGAAATCCTTGCCTCTCTCACCGGCCCGTCAGAAACTCATTGACGATATCATTGCCCTGTACTCGATGAAGCCTACCGTCGAGAGGGTAAAGCGGTACACGGCCGACTGCGTGTACGACGACCAGTTCGTTTACGCCAATGACCGGTACAAGATGGCTGGCCAATGGTTCGCGCTGCCGAAGCTCTTCAACGCCAGCGTGAACGAGGGCTACCAGATTGTCAAGAACGACCGCGACCTGATCCAGTTCAAGAACGAGCAGAGCTGGACATTCAAGCTGATCCCCAAGACCGCGACGATCAACGCGCTCGTCAGCCTCAGTCTGGACCCAGGGACCGTGGATAGCGATTTCATTCAGGTCAAGTACCACAAGGACCAGGCCAACGACAAAGACTACAGCCACGA GGGCGTCGGTTTTTCGTTCAAGAAGTGGCAGGCCGACAACGTTGCCAAGCACATGGATAGTAAGGAGGTGGAGGCTTTCGTTGCGGACAAGGACGCCAGCAAGAACGACGTGAAGAAGTACGGTAGTGGGAAAGCCGAAGGTGATGCGCCAATGAAGAGCTTCTGA
- a CDS encoding Kynurenine 3-monooxygenase, which produces MPDESWWAGLRTSAWWMDEVGLTKPIASGRVASDDLKNHEPVNKGVIIIGGGPAGLLAALQLHKSNGLSPVVYEIRQKPTTLGGAVGIPSNGLRLLHRLGLYDEVAAKGALTPKLVLHALKGCVMGEMDLSSWSKQQTGFGYMRIQRTDLMDILIGAAKQADIQVRYAKVLQRIEENDDKVTVHFADGTVDTADFLLGCDGIHSAVRRLYVDPKCKPEYTGFSNMFSLVPTENLTPAASSVRTLSATLTANGLFALTPTTPNCDLLYWFFSREIPLPAIGDVRDGWEERGKNESDNFKSTLLDLLGHERSEWTDMVREVLHNTKSVQFYPIYKIPRGRPWSRGRCLVIGDAAHAMPPHASQGVSMALEDVFLLSKLLRSDVPSIADGLLAYEAKRKQRTEQMLDAAERNGSVRKQTAPWRLRASELAISGGLWVYKMAGLEKLGLGQKPLAYDIEEEEF; this is translated from the exons ATGCCGGATGAAAGTTGGTGGGCCGGCCTCAGAACGTCAGCATGGTGGATGGATGAAGTTGGACTAACGAAACCAATCGCTTCCGGACGAGTAGCGTCAGATGATCTCAAAAACCACGAGCCCGTGAACAAGGGC gtcatcatcatcggaGGCGGCCCGGCCGGGCTGCTGGCAGCGCTTCAACTCCACAAGAGCAACGGGCTGTCGCCTGTGGTCTACGAAATCCGACAAAAGCCAACCACACTCGGCGGGGCCGTAGGGATCCCGTCTAACGGCCTCCGTCTCCTGCATCGTCTTGGCCTGTACGACGAAGTCGCGGCCAAGGGTGCTCTGACGCCAAAGCTTGTCCTGCACGCCCTCAAGGGCTGTGTCATGGGCGAGATGGACCTCTCGTCGTGGAGCAAGCAGCAGACCGGATTCGGGTACATGCGGATCCAGCGAACCGACCTGATGGACATCTTGATCGGCGCCGCGAAGCAGGCGGACATCCAAGTCCGCTATGCGAAAGTCTTGCAAAGGATCGAGGAAaacgacgacaaggtcaCTGTTCACTTTGCGGATGGGACGGTGGACACGGCcgacttcctcctcggctgCGACGGAATCCACTCTGCCGTTCGGAGGCTGTACGTCGATCCGAAATGCAAACCCGAGTACACGGGCTTCTCCAACATGTTCTCCCTCGTCCCGACGGAGAACCTCACAcccgccgcgtcgtcggTCCGGACTCTGAGCGCAACGCTCACCGCCAACGGTCTCTTCGCGCTCACCCCCACTACACCGAACTGCGACCTCTTGTACTGGTTCTTCTCGCGCGAGATTCCCCTCCCGGCCATTGGCGACGTGCGTGATGGATGGGAGGAGCGCGGCAAGAACGAGTCAGACAACTTCAAGTCTaccctcctcgacctttTGGGGCACGAGAGGTCGGAATGGACCGATATGGTGCGAGAGGTCCTGCACAACACCAAGTCGGTCCAGTTCTATCCGATCTACAAGATCCCCAGGGGCCGGCCGTGGTCGCGAGGCCGTTGCCTAGtcatcggcgacgccgcgcaCGCGATGCCGCCGCACGCGAGCCAGGGGGTCTCGATGGCGCTCGAGGACGTCTTCCTGCTCTCGAAGCTTCTGAGGAGCGACGTGCCCAGCATCGCGGACGGCCTGCTGGCGTACGAGGCGAAGCGGAAACAGAGGACGGAGCAGATGCTCGACGCGGCGGAGCGCAACGGGTCGGTGCGCAAGCAGACGGCCCCCTGGCGCCTCCGGGCGAGCGAGCTGGCGATCTCGGGGGGGCTGTGGGTGTACAAGATGGCGGGCCTGGAGAAGTTGGGGCTGGGGCAGAAGCCTCTGGCCTACGAcatcgaggaagaagagTTTTGA
- a CDS encoding Heterokaryon incompatibility protein — MADENIRFFGNSISSEYWRAYDVDKQFKLASAGEHACSEADVDRARTWASTKTPAVAGSVPDASSPYKPMADPYDIRVLEIKPGMDGDKLQGSLHHCSLELTGRFAVSVDQDNLGTPVSYTALSYTWGPPVFEGAILCDGHRKAITTSLEAALRAFRRKDKPVVMWIDQICINQEDHREKEQQIPLMTRIYQNATNTAIWLGESTSDSASAIMLLEDVRKLLQFTERDVDPKEFERLCLPSPDAEVWKALWDLFSRPWFTRLWIIQEVILSKDAWVVCGSDITTWDVLSWACLHLSTCGISRWLTQKFGSNDARMAESRDVCQSAWHLGTLKMSFDSVSVMLFDLLVESREAQCYDSRDKVYGLLGVCQDSDRSAVKASYADTFSDVELYRNLTAHHLSGDPTGWRLAVVFTSVDHESPDLPSWVPDWRKARRTASLGYPTTTRAVYQASGRFKTAIGKTDVVVDSQRPGELRVRGISVDTVVRMSDPFDACHLTYTNPAVNNKALLGLFGFVRQLQDYPGQDTVFSAFWNALVAGKDESGMAKAPSSFEEIISLLMDATTGLSPSLPGQTYSVRQRRPVGKGRLELGNLASRTPGKTFQETETAMARAVTNRRLGITSRGYLGLFPENGKTGDDVLVLDGCHVPFLMRTAGTNRRRLVGECYVHGIMQGEGVENVDRL; from the coding sequence ATGGCAGACGAAAACATCCGGTTCTTCGGAAACTCCATCTCTTCTGAATACTGGCGAGCATACGATGTAGACAAGCAGTTCAAACTTGCGTCCGCCGGGGAGCATGCCTGCAGCGAGGCAGACGTTGATCGCGCGCGCACCTGGGCTTCAACCAAGACGCCGGCTGTCGCAGGAAGTGTGCCTGACGCGTCGAGCCCGTACAAGCCCATGGCCGACCCTTATGATATTCGCGTACTCGAGATCAAGCCGGGAATGGATGGCGACAAGCTGCAAGGTAGCCTGCATCACTGTTCGCTCGAGCTGACAGGCAGGTTCGCGGTTTCCGTGGACCAGGATAACCTCGGCACTCCCGTCTCGTATACAGCACTCAGCTACACCTGGGGCCCGCCTGTGTTCGAGGGCGCAATTCTCTGCGACGGCCACCGCAAGGCCATCACCACGTCCCTCGAAGCAGCACTGCGAGCTTTTCGGAGAAAAGATAAACCAGTCGTCATGTGGATTGACCAGATCTGCATCAACCAAGAAGACCACAGGGAGAAGGAGCAGCAGATTCCCCTGATGACCAGGATCTATCAAAACGCCACGAACACTGCCATCTGGCTCGGGGAGTCGACCAGTGACTCTGCTTCGGCCATAATGCTTCTGGAAGACGTCAGAAAGCTCTTGCAGTTCACAGAGAGAGACGTCGACCCCAAGGAGTTCGAGCGGCTCTGTCTTCCGAGTCCTGACGCAGAGGTCTGGAAGGCGCTGTGGGACCTTTTTTCAAGGCCTTGGTTCACGCGGCTCTGGATCATCCAGGAGGTGATTCTCTCCAAAGATGCTTGGGTTGTGTGCGGCAGTGATATTACCACATGGGACGTGCTTTCTTGGGCGTGCTTGCACCTCTCGACCTGCGGGATATCCCGATGGTTGACCCAGAAGTTCGGCTCCAACGACGCGCGGATGGCCGAGAGCAGGGATGTTTGCCAATCGGCGTGGCATCTTGGCACTCTAAAAATGAGCTTCGACAGCGTCAGCGTCATGCTTTTCGACCTCTTGGTTGAATCGCGAGAGGCCCAGTGCTACGACTCTCGGGACAAGGTATACGGCCTTCTAGGAGTGTGTCAAGATTCTGACCGGTCTGCGGTGAAGGCAAGCTACGCCGACACCTTCTCCGACGTTGAGCTCTATCGCAATCTGACCGCTCATCATCTGTCCGGTGATCCGACGGGATGGAGGCTAGCAGTGGTGTTCACATCCGTCGACCATGAGTCCCCAGACCTGCCTTCTTGGGTGCCGGATTGGAGAAAGGCCCGCCGGACAGCGTCGCTGGGATACCCGACTACTACGAGAGCCGTTTACCAAGCCAGCGGGCGATTCAAGACGGCCATAGGCAAGACTGATGTGGTCGTGGATAGCCAGAGACCTGGCGAATTGCGCGTGCGAGGTATCTCGGTTGACACCGTGGTCAGGATGAGTGACCCGTTTGACGCCTGCCACCTGACTTATACGAATCCGGCCGTTAACAACAAGGCGCTGTTGGGGCTGTTCGGTTTTGTCCGCCAACTCCAAGACTATCCTGGACAGGATACCGTCTTCTCGGCTTTCTGGAACGCTCTTGTGGCCGGTAAAGACGAGTCAGGCATGGCCAAGGCACCGTCCTCGTTTGAAGAGATCATCAGCCTTCTCATGGACGCCACGACGGGCCTGTCGCCGTCACTTCCCGGCCAGACGTATTCAGTGCGACAGCGACGGCCTGTGGGGAAGGGGAGACTCGAGCTGGGGAACCTGGCATCACGCACCCCGGGTAAGACATTTCAGGAGACTGAGACGGCGATGGCCCGGGCTGTGACGAACCGCCGTCTGGGTATCACAAGCAGGGGGTATCTAGGATTGTTCCCAGAGAACGGAAAGACGGGGGATGACGTGCTTGTTCTTGATGGGTGCCACGTGCCATTTCTCATGAGAACTGCCGGCACTAATAGACGAAGGCTTGTCGGGGAATGCTACGTGCATGGAATCATGCAGGGAGAGGGTGTCGAAAACGTTGATAGACTGTAG
- a CDS encoding Aromatic aminotransferase yields MFQGRLELAQYVKCFHIGEEVFYVEDFSAEETQLCRDFGVQLGLPITQTEPDSTTLFSSLILSRCTGVEELCMLSPYGDRDDVLFPDVDTLPNVKSVLISHHDTEFGFNLQDLNNVFSATPNVTSLSVFAMDGAGLTLNLANLRRLRVMQSRLDAEDFALLMGQCPRLEWMSYQLGDVMVSYEEPASPREMQDAIVSHTPRLRYLELSMLDRTEYLQHDDYDETQMLQTLKELGQLEVLKLDLEYLIDPLGGTLRPTALVELFPISIRDVEITTIERKNREGLLEALGEVARSCKTDFPRLESVKCGASTLDENQKQKAMGYFARSRVRFSMLPPGPWD; encoded by the coding sequence ATGTTCCAAGGCCGACTGGAGCTTGCCCAATATGTCAAGTGTTTTCACATTGGGGAGGAAGTGTTCTACGTCGAAGACTTTTCCGCTGAGGAAACCCAACTCTGCCGGGATTTTGGAGTCCAGCTTGGCCTGCCCATCACACAAACAGAGCCCGACTCGACTACCCTATTCTCGAGTCTCATCCTGAGCAGGTGCACCGGCGTCGAAGAGCTCTGCATGCTCTCCCCTTACGGCGATCGCGATGATGTGCTCTTCCCTGACGTCGATACACTCCCGAACGTGAAGAGTGTGCTTATCTCGCATCACGACACGGAGTTCGGCTTCAATTTGCAGGATCTGAATAACGTCTTCTCCGCAACGCCGAACGTGACGTCTCTGAGCGTTTTCGCCATGGACGGCGCCGGGCTCACTCTGAACCTGGCGAACCTCCGACGGCTCAGGGTCATGCAGAGCAGGTTGGACGCAGAAGATTTTGCGTTGTTGATGGGGCAGTGTCCCAGACTGGAATGGATGAGCTACCAACTTGGTGACGTGATGGTCTCGTACGAGGAGCCGGCCTCGCCTCGTGAAATGCAGGACGCAATCGTCAGCCACACGCCTCGGCTAAGATACCTCGAACTTAGCATGCTGGACAGAACCGAATATCTCCAACACGACGATTACGATGAGACTCAAATGCTCCAGACCTTGAAGGAACTGGGGCAGCTGGAAGTGCTCAAGCTTGACTTGGAGTATCTCATCGACCCGCTGGGCGGCACTCTACGACCCACTGCGCTGGTAGAATTGTTCCCGATTTCGATTCGCGACGTTGAGATCACGACCATAGAACGGAAGAATCGGGAAGGGCTTTTGGAGGCGCTGGGAGAGGTGGCGAGAAGCTGCAAAACTGATTTCCCACGACTGGAATCAGTCAAATGCGGCGCGAGTACGCTGGATGAGAACCAGAAACAGAAGGCAATGGGTTACTTTGCGCGATCCAGGGTCAGGTTCTCAATGTTACCTCCCGGACCATGGGATTGA